In Sulfitobacter sp. M39, the following proteins share a genomic window:
- a CDS encoding lysozyme inhibitor LprI family protein, producing the protein MRPLALALMLCASPLAAQDLQYTDRGTEICLADADGFAAEMACVGVSANQCMEDSPGGNSTYGMGGCLDRELQFWDQRLNDNYAAVMVQAKRMDADAIPGPEGRLGVADSLREMQRAWIVFRDKACTYEASLWQGGTGRGPAAINCLMRQTARQALSLDVWEG; encoded by the coding sequence GTGAGACCTCTGGCCCTTGCCTTGATGCTCTGCGCCTCACCGCTTGCCGCGCAGGATCTGCAATATACCGATCGCGGCACAGAGATTTGTCTGGCCGACGCCGATGGCTTTGCCGCCGAGATGGCCTGCGTCGGTGTCTCTGCGAACCAGTGTATGGAGGATTCTCCCGGCGGGAACAGCACCTATGGCATGGGCGGGTGTCTGGACCGTGAGCTGCAATTCTGGGACCAGCGGTTGAACGATAATTACGCCGCGGTGATGGTACAGGCCAAACGGATGGATGCCGATGCAATCCCGGGGCCCGAGGGCCGCCTCGGCGTGGCGGATTCCCTGCGCGAGATGCAGCGGGCTTGGATCGTGTTCCGCGACAAGGCATGCACCTACGAAGCCTCGCTTTGGCAGGGGGGCACGGGGCGCGGACCTGCGGCGATTAACTGTCTGATGCGTCAGACCGCGCGTCAGGCGTTGTCGCTGGACGTGTGGGAAGGCTGA
- a CDS encoding pyridoxamine 5'-phosphate oxidase family protein, giving the protein MSTSLKKEFWDRVDDTRIGMLATDTARAIPMSHYADHDANCLWFITARDTDLAKSAQTGAEAEYLVTSKDEHLYARIDGTVQAVTDPAKLDELWNAFAAAWFKDGRKDDDVQLVRMDLKQAEVWLTGGSLSFLYEIAKANVTKQVPDAGEHGTIRF; this is encoded by the coding sequence ATGAGCACGTCATTGAAGAAAGAATTCTGGGACCGCGTAGACGACACCCGCATTGGCATGCTGGCAACCGATACCGCCCGCGCCATCCCCATGAGCCACTATGCCGACCACGACGCCAACTGCCTTTGGTTCATCACCGCACGGGACACCGATCTGGCGAAATCCGCCCAAACCGGTGCTGAGGCCGAATATCTGGTGACCAGCAAGGACGAACACCTATACGCCCGTATCGACGGCACCGTTCAGGCTGTGACCGACCCTGCTAAGCTGGACGAGCTGTGGAACGCATTTGCCGCCGCCTGGTTCAAGGACGGACGCAAGGATGACGACGTGCAGCTTGTGCGCATGGACCTCAAACAGGCGGAGGTCTGGCTAACCGGCGGCAGCCTGTCCTTCCTTTACGAAATCGCCAAAGCCAATGTGACCAAACAGGTGCCTGATGCAGGCGAACATGGGACGATCCGGTTCTAA
- a CDS encoding AMP-binding protein, whose amino-acid sequence MADVLPGLDGTGAWEIPARLNMAAQCLSHDPARRAIIDLTGDARRDVSFGILSDMVDGLARALAQRVQAGDRVGVLLGQSPWCAAAHLAIWKIGAISVPLFKLFKYDALASRVRDAGVTLVLTDPEGRDLLGGLATPLMVDSVGMAGDPVAFADTGPDDPAVLIYTSGTTGSPKGALHGHRVLTGHLPGVSLSHDVLGQDGDCLWTPADWAWIGGLFDVAMPALALGVPVVAARLAKFSPDACARIIREGDVRNVFFPPTALRMLKAEGATIAGLRSVASGGEPLGAEMLAWGQQAFGLTINEFYGQTECNMVATSAGSRFPPRPGCIGKPVPGHDVAVLDDDGAPTADEGDVAIRKGSAAMMLGYWQRPDETAQKFRGDWMLTGDRGVFEGDYLRFIGREDDVITSSGYRIGPAEIEDCLLTHPDVATCGVVGKPDPLRTEIVKAYVVRKSGATVDEQTLQDWVKTRLASYSYPREVAFLDALPMTVTGKVIRRALKARAAAEGAA is encoded by the coding sequence ATGGCTGACGTCCTGCCAGGTCTGGACGGGACGGGCGCGTGGGAGATTCCGGCGCGGCTGAACATGGCGGCGCAATGTCTGTCCCATGACCCCGCGCGGCGCGCGATCATTGATCTGACAGGAGATGCGCGACGTGATGTCAGCTTTGGCATCCTGTCCGATATGGTCGACGGACTGGCCCGCGCCTTGGCGCAGCGGGTGCAGGCGGGCGACCGCGTGGGCGTGCTGCTAGGGCAAAGCCCTTGGTGTGCCGCAGCCCATCTGGCGATCTGGAAAATCGGTGCGATTTCAGTGCCTTTGTTCAAGCTCTTCAAGTATGATGCCCTCGCGTCGCGGGTGCGTGATGCGGGCGTGACGCTGGTGCTGACCGATCCCGAAGGGCGCGATCTGCTGGGGGGGCTGGCAACGCCCTTGATGGTGGATAGCGTCGGCATGGCGGGCGATCCTGTCGCCTTTGCCGACACCGGCCCTGACGATCCGGCGGTGCTGATCTATACCTCGGGCACGACGGGCTCGCCCAAGGGTGCGCTGCATGGCCATCGGGTGCTGACGGGCCATCTGCCCGGCGTCTCGCTCAGCCATGATGTGCTGGGGCAGGACGGCGATTGCCTCTGGACGCCTGCGGATTGGGCGTGGATCGGCGGGCTGTTCGATGTGGCAATGCCCGCGCTGGCGCTTGGTGTGCCTGTTGTCGCGGCGCGCTTGGCCAAATTCTCTCCAGACGCCTGTGCGCGCATCATCCGCGAGGGCGATGTGCGCAACGTGTTCTTCCCCCCGACCGCGCTGCGGATGCTCAAGGCCGAGGGGGCCACGATCGCGGGGCTACGCTCTGTCGCGTCGGGGGGGGAGCCTTTGGGCGCAGAGATGCTGGCATGGGGGCAACAAGCCTTTGGCCTGACCATCAACGAATTCTACGGGCAGACCGAATGTAATATGGTCGCCACCAGCGCGGGCAGCCGGTTCCCGCCGCGCCCCGGCTGCATTGGCAAGCCGGTGCCGGGCCATGACGTCGCGGTGTTGGATGATGACGGTGCGCCGACGGCAGACGAAGGCGATGTCGCCATCCGCAAGGGATCAGCCGCGATGATGCTGGGCTATTGGCAGCGCCCCGACGAGACAGCACAGAAATTCCGGGGTGACTGGATGCTGACCGGTGATCGCGGTGTGTTTGAAGGCGACTACCTGCGCTTTATCGGGCGCGAGGATGATGTGATCACCTCAAGCGGCTATCGCATCGGTCCGGCAGAAATCGAGGATTGCCTGCTGACCCATCCCGATGTGGCAACCTGCGGTGTGGTGGGCAAGCCCGACCCGCTGCGGACAGAGATCGTCAAAGCCTATGTCGTGCGCAAATCCGGTGCGACTGTCGATGAGCAGACCCTGCAAGACTGGGTGAAAACCCGCCTTGCCAGCTATTCCTACCCGCGCGAGGTGGCCTTTCTGGATGCCTTGCCGATGACCGTCACAGGCAAAGTGATCCGCCGCGCGCTTAAAGCCCGCGCCGCTGCCGAAGGGGCTGCGTGA
- a CDS encoding glutathione S-transferase family protein: protein MITLHHVEQTRSMRTLWLLYELEVPFEVSIHAFDKSLRDPGYLAISPAGRVPSLEIDGERMFETGAIAEYLCERFSPDRLGRMPGAPDRMAWLVWIHFAETVSQHCAALTQQHVALRDDSMRSPIVMKLEAARLMKCYDAIEARLGGGILSQDYLLMSGFTAADVNVGQAVYMAQHFAKLDNHPNVAAWYARITDREAFQLSLPKDVPLFDRTFYDPWPVE from the coding sequence ATGATTACCCTGCACCACGTCGAACAGACCCGTTCCATGCGCACCCTTTGGTTGCTGTACGAGCTGGAGGTGCCCTTCGAGGTGTCGATCCACGCCTTCGACAAATCTTTGCGTGATCCGGGCTATCTGGCGATTTCGCCGGCGGGGCGTGTGCCCTCGCTCGAGATCGACGGGGAGAGGATGTTCGAGACCGGTGCCATCGCGGAGTATCTTTGCGAACGGTTCAGCCCTGATCGTTTGGGGCGGATGCCGGGGGCACCGGATCGCATGGCGTGGCTGGTGTGGATCCATTTTGCCGAGACGGTATCGCAGCATTGTGCCGCGTTGACCCAGCAGCACGTGGCGCTGCGCGACGATTCCATGCGCAGCCCCATCGTGATGAAGCTGGAAGCCGCGCGTTTGATGAAGTGTTACGACGCGATCGAGGCGCGTTTGGGCGGCGGGATACTGTCACAGGATTATCTGTTGATGAGCGGTTTCACCGCGGCGGATGTGAACGTGGGGCAGGCGGTCTATATGGCGCAGCACTTCGCCAAGCTCGACAATCACCCCAATGTGGCGGCCTGGTATGCGCGCATCACCGACCGCGAGGCGTTCCAGCTGTCACTGCCCAAAGACGTGCCGTTGTTTGACCGGACGTTTTATGACCCGTGGCCGGTCGAGTGA
- a CDS encoding isovaleryl-CoA dehydrogenase yields the protein MFNTTMKFDLGDDVNEMRDMVHRWAQERVKPMAAEIDTKNEFPPALWEEMGSLGLLGMTVEEEFGGSGMGYVAHTVAVEEIARASASVSLSYGAHSNLCVNQIRLNGSPEQKAKFLPGLCSGQHVGALAMSEPSAGSDVVSMKLRAEKRNDHYRLSGNKYWITNGPDADTLVVYAKTDPDAGSKGITAFLIEKSMKGFTTSPHFDKLGMRGSNTAELIFDDVEVPFENVLGEEGRGVAVLMSGLDYERVVLAGIGLGIMAACLDEIMPYMVERKQFGQPIGNFQLMQGKMADMYTAMNSARAYVYEVAKACDRGDVTRADAAACCLYASEEAMKQAHQAVQAMGGAGYLSDNPVGRIFRDAKLMEIGAGTSEIRRMLVGREMMGAMA from the coding sequence ATGTTCAACACCACCATGAAATTCGATCTGGGCGATGACGTGAACGAGATGCGCGATATGGTGCACCGTTGGGCGCAGGAGCGGGTCAAGCCGATGGCCGCCGAGATCGACACCAAGAACGAATTCCCGCCCGCGCTCTGGGAAGAGATGGGCAGCCTTGGTCTGCTGGGCATGACGGTCGAGGAAGAATTCGGCGGCTCGGGCATGGGCTATGTCGCACACACCGTCGCGGTTGAAGAAATCGCACGCGCTTCGGCCTCTGTCTCGCTGTCCTACGGGGCCCATTCGAACCTCTGCGTCAACCAGATCCGTCTTAACGGCAGCCCCGAACAGAAGGCGAAATTCCTGCCGGGCCTATGCTCGGGTCAACACGTGGGCGCGCTCGCGATGTCCGAACCCTCTGCGGGCAGCGACGTGGTGTCGATGAAACTGCGCGCCGAAAAGCGCAACGATCACTACCGCCTGTCCGGCAATAAATACTGGATCACCAACGGCCCCGATGCAGACACGCTGGTGGTTTATGCCAAAACCGACCCCGATGCCGGATCGAAAGGCATCACCGCCTTCCTGATCGAGAAATCCATGAAAGGCTTCACCACCAGCCCGCATTTCGACAAGCTTGGCATGCGCGGGTCCAACACGGCAGAGCTGATCTTTGACGATGTCGAAGTCCCGTTTGAAAACGTTCTGGGCGAAGAGGGGCGCGGCGTGGCGGTGCTGATGTCGGGCCTTGATTACGAACGCGTGGTACTGGCGGGGATTGGTCTGGGGATCATGGCCGCCTGTCTGGACGAGATCATGCCCTATATGGTTGAACGCAAACAGTTCGGGCAGCCCATCGGGAACTTCCAGCTGATGCAGGGCAAGATGGCGGATATGTACACCGCGATGAATTCCGCCCGCGCCTATGTCTACGAGGTCGCCAAGGCCTGTGACCGCGGCGATGTCACCCGTGCCGATGCCGCCGCCTGCTGTTTGTATGCCAGTGAAGAGGCGATGAAACAGGCGCATCAGGCGGTGCAGGCAATGGGGGGCGCGGGCTATCTGTCGGACAACCCCGTGGGCCGTATCTTCCGCGATGCCAAGCTGATGGAGATCGGGGCAGGCACCTCTGAAATCCGCCGGATGCTGGTGGGCCGCGAGATGATGGGAGCGATGGCGTGA
- a CDS encoding DegT/DnrJ/EryC1/StrS family aminotransferase, with the protein MASDTAEVFSGSFTQQEPIPEEAIDAAVAVMRHGRLHRYNTAPGETAEAALLEQEFAAMVGAQYCLAVASGGYAIATALRAVGVKPGDRVLSNAFTLAPVPGAIAAVGATPVFVDVTQGLVIDLDDLAAKLDQARVLLLSHMRGHICDMDRLMALCDAAGVTVVEDCAHTMGASWNGVPSGRHGAVGCYSCQTYKHVNAGEGGLLVTDDAALAARAIMLSGSYMLYDRHLAGPPPETFETVKYDTPNISGRMDNLRAAILRPQLKRLEAQIDGWNVRYHVIHDGLRDTSGLTLIDRPTVERFVGSSFQFLLSGWTPEAITSVLTRCAARGVELKWFGGAEPQGFTSRYDSWRYADPSALPASDVVLASIIDMRVPLTFSLDDCALIARIIRAEVLAVFQQG; encoded by the coding sequence ATGGCATCTGACACGGCAGAGGTGTTCTCGGGCAGCTTCACCCAGCAAGAGCCGATCCCCGAGGAAGCCATCGACGCCGCCGTCGCCGTGATGCGCCACGGGCGACTGCACCGCTATAACACCGCGCCCGGCGAAACCGCCGAGGCCGCGCTGCTAGAGCAGGAATTCGCCGCGATGGTGGGCGCGCAATACTGCCTCGCCGTGGCCTCGGGCGGCTATGCCATCGCGACCGCCTTGCGTGCTGTTGGCGTGAAGCCGGGGGACCGGGTGCTGTCCAACGCTTTCACGCTGGCCCCCGTGCCCGGCGCGATTGCCGCGGTCGGGGCCACGCCTGTCTTTGTCGATGTCACGCAAGGGCTGGTGATCGATCTGGACGATCTGGCCGCCAAGCTGGATCAGGCGCGGGTGCTGCTGCTAAGCCATATGCGCGGGCATATCTGCGACATGGACCGGTTGATGGCGCTTTGTGACGCAGCCGGTGTCACCGTGGTAGAAGATTGCGCCCATACCATGGGGGCAAGCTGGAACGGCGTGCCCTCGGGGCGGCATGGGGCGGTGGGGTGCTATTCCTGTCAGACCTATAAACACGTCAACGCGGGCGAGGGCGGGCTGCTGGTCACCGATGATGCCGCACTTGCGGCGCGGGCGATCATGCTGTCAGGGTCCTATATGCTTTATGACCGGCATCTGGCAGGGCCGCCGCCCGAAACATTCGAGACGGTGAAATACGACACGCCCAATATCTCTGGCCGGATGGATAACCTGCGCGCGGCGATCCTGCGACCGCAGCTCAAGCGGCTTGAGGCCCAGATCGACGGGTGGAATGTGCGGTATCACGTGATCCACGACGGCTTGCGCGACACGTCCGGCCTGACGCTCATCGACCGCCCCACGGTGGAACGCTTTGTCGGATCGTCGTTCCAGTTCCTGCTGTCCGGCTGGACCCCCGAGGCCATCACATCGGTGTTGACCCGCTGCGCAGCCCGCGGGGTGGAGCTGAAGTGGTTCGGCGGGGCGGAGCCTCAGGGCTTTACCAGCCGATACGATTCATGGCGTTATGCCGACCCCTCTGCGCTGCCCGCCAGCGATGTGGTGCTCGCCAGTATCATCGACATGCGCGTTCCGCTGACATTCTCGTTGGATGATTGCGCGCTGATCGCACGGATCATTCGCGCGGAAGTCTTGGCGGTGTTCCAGCAGGGCTAG
- a CDS encoding carboxyl transferase domain-containing protein: MKLISQALPSFESFKANEAAHLAALQTIREAADAAELGGGEKSRARHVSRGKMLPRERVANLLDPGSPFLEVGALAAHGLYGGAAPAAGVIAGVGKVQGIDCMIVCNDATVKGGTYFPMSVKKHLRAQEIAEENHLPCIYLVDSGGANLPNQDEVFPDRDHFGRIFYNQARMSGKGIPQIAVVMGSCTAGGAYVPAMSDVSIIVKEQGTIFLAGPPLVKAATGEVVSAEDLGGGDVHTRLSGVADYLAEDDAHALALARRAVAGLNRAAPMNVQWQPAEDPAYDPAEMLGVVPADLRTPYDIREVIMRLVDGSRFDEFKARFGETLVCGFAHVKGCPVGIIANNGVLFSESAQKGAHFVELCSQRKIPLVFLQNITGFMVGRKYENEGIARHGAKMVTAVASTNVPKITMLVGGSFGAGNYGMAGRAYSPRFMWTWPNSRISVMGGAQAAGVLATVKRDAIERAGDSWTEEEETAFKQPTIDMFEEQSHPLYATARLWDDGVIDPRHSREVLSLSLRASLNAPIEDTKFGVFRM, encoded by the coding sequence ATGAAGCTGATTTCGCAAGCCTTGCCCTCGTTCGAAAGCTTCAAGGCGAACGAGGCCGCGCATCTGGCCGCGCTGCAAACCATCCGCGAGGCGGCGGATGCGGCGGAACTGGGCGGCGGCGAGAAATCTCGCGCGCGTCACGTGAGCCGCGGCAAGATGCTGCCCCGCGAACGGGTGGCTAATCTGCTCGACCCCGGATCGCCGTTCCTTGAAGTTGGTGCGCTGGCGGCGCATGGGCTCTATGGCGGTGCCGCCCCCGCGGCAGGTGTGATCGCGGGTGTCGGCAAGGTGCAGGGCATCGACTGCATGATCGTGTGCAACGACGCCACGGTGAAGGGCGGCACCTATTTCCCGATGAGCGTTAAGAAACACCTGCGCGCCCAAGAGATCGCCGAGGAAAATCATCTGCCCTGCATCTATCTGGTCGATAGCGGCGGCGCGAACCTGCCCAATCAGGACGAGGTCTTTCCCGACCGTGACCACTTTGGCCGGATTTTCTATAATCAGGCGCGGATGAGCGGTAAGGGCATTCCCCAAATCGCTGTGGTCATGGGCTCGTGCACCGCGGGCGGGGCCTATGTGCCCGCGATGTCGGATGTGTCGATCATCGTGAAAGAGCAGGGCACAATCTTTTTGGCAGGTCCGCCGCTGGTCAAAGCCGCCACGGGCGAGGTGGTCAGCGCCGAGGATCTGGGCGGCGGCGATGTGCATACCCGTCTGTCAGGTGTGGCCGACTATCTGGCCGAGGATGACGCCCACGCGCTGGCCTTGGCACGACGCGCCGTGGCCGGTCTGAACCGCGCGGCCCCGATGAATGTGCAGTGGCAACCCGCCGAAGACCCTGCCTATGATCCGGCCGAGATGCTGGGCGTTGTCCCCGCCGATCTGCGCACGCCCTATGACATCCGCGAAGTCATCATGCGGCTGGTCGATGGCAGCCGCTTCGACGAATTCAAGGCGCGCTTTGGCGAGACGCTGGTCTGCGGTTTCGCCCATGTGAAAGGCTGCCCCGTCGGTATCATCGCCAACAACGGCGTATTGTTCTCGGAATCCGCCCAGAAAGGCGCGCATTTCGTAGAACTCTGTTCGCAGCGCAAGATCCCGCTGGTGTTCTTGCAAAACATCACCGGCTTCATGGTCGGCCGCAAATACGAGAACGAAGGCATCGCGCGGCACGGGGCCAAGATGGTGACGGCCGTCGCTTCGACCAATGTGCCCAAGATCACCATGCTGGTGGGCGGGTCGTTCGGGGCCGGTAACTATGGTATGGCGGGCCGCGCCTATTCCCCGCGTTTTATGTGGACATGGCCGAACTCGCGCATTTCGGTCATGGGCGGTGCGCAGGCGGCGGGCGTTCTGGCAACGGTAAAACGCGATGCGATCGAACGCGCCGGCGACAGTTGGACCGAGGAAGAAGAGACCGCGTTCAAACAGCCCACGATTGATATGTTCGAGGAACAGTCGCATCCGCTTTATGCGACCGCGCGGCTTTGGGATGATGGTGTTATCGACCCGCGCCACAGCCGCGAGGTGCTGTCGCTGTCGCTACGGGCAAGCTTGAACGCACCGATCGAGGATACGAAGTTTGGTGTGTTCCGGATGTAG
- a CDS encoding acetyl/propionyl/methylcrotonyl-CoA carboxylase subunit alpha, protein MFDTILIANRGEIACRVMETAQAMGVRCVAVYSDADRAAKHVAMADTAVHIGGSAPADSYLRGEVIIQAALDTGAQAIHPGYGFLSENPDFVDAVEAAGLVFIGPSAKAIRAMGLKDAAKALMVEAGVPVVPGYHGADQNDALLAAEADKIGYPVLIKAVAGGGGKGMRLVEAADGFQAALESARSEAKTAFGNADVLVEKFVTKPRHIEVQVFGDGKKAVHLFERDCSLQRRHQKVIEEAPAPGMTPEMREAMGQAAVTAAEAIGYAGAGTIEFIVDGSGGLQTDGFFFMEMNTRLQVEHPVTEAITGVDLVAWQLRVAAGEGLPLRQDELSIRGHAFEARLYAEDVPKGFLPATGTLTHLQFTPACRADSGVRAGDTISPFYDPMIAKVIVHGDTRDIALSRLRAALTGCEVAGTVTNLAFLGALAAHEGFAAGDVDTGLIARDIDALTQTPEVAPRHAALAGMAALSLLEPAEGAGFTLWQPLRRAVGLSWGGEDHLLQVQVVSEDHQIWAVNGAEVVAQRIGGRWSVGGQQAADVSVADGRVTVFDGYGLVFDVIDPLARAAGGHGDGNLIEAPMPGLVRVVDAKVGQAVTKGDRLAVLEAMKMEHSLLAARDGVVAEVLAQAGDQVEAGVALVRLEPEA, encoded by the coding sequence ATGTTTGATACGATCCTGATTGCGAACCGGGGCGAGATTGCTTGCCGCGTGATGGAGACAGCGCAGGCCATGGGGGTGCGCTGCGTGGCGGTCTATTCCGACGCGGACCGCGCGGCGAAACATGTGGCGATGGCGGATACCGCGGTGCATATCGGCGGGTCGGCTCCTGCGGATAGCTATCTGCGCGGCGAGGTGATCATTCAGGCGGCACTGGATACCGGCGCTCAGGCGATCCATCCGGGCTATGGCTTTTTGTCGGAGAACCCCGATTTCGTGGATGCGGTAGAGGCGGCGGGGCTGGTCTTTATCGGCCCGTCGGCCAAGGCCATCCGCGCGATGGGGCTTAAAGATGCCGCCAAGGCCTTGATGGTCGAGGCGGGCGTGCCGGTTGTGCCGGGGTATCACGGGGCCGATCAGAATGACGCGCTGCTGGCGGCAGAGGCGGATAAGATCGGCTATCCGGTGTTGATCAAGGCCGTCGCCGGCGGCGGCGGCAAGGGCATGCGGCTGGTGGAGGCGGCGGACGGTTTTCAGGCCGCGCTGGAGAGTGCGCGCTCCGAGGCCAAGACAGCCTTTGGCAACGCCGATGTGCTGGTCGAGAAATTCGTCACCAAACCGCGCCATATCGAGGTGCAGGTTTTTGGCGACGGCAAAAAGGCCGTGCATCTGTTTGAACGCGATTGCTCGCTTCAGCGGCGCCACCAGAAGGTGATCGAGGAGGCTCCGGCCCCCGGCATGACGCCCGAAATGCGCGAAGCGATGGGGCAGGCGGCGGTCACAGCAGCCGAGGCGATCGGCTATGCTGGGGCGGGCACGATTGAATTCATCGTCGACGGCTCTGGCGGGTTGCAGACGGACGGCTTCTTTTTCATGGAGATGAATACCCGTTTGCAGGTGGAACATCCCGTGACCGAGGCGATTACCGGCGTTGATCTGGTCGCCTGGCAGTTGCGTGTGGCGGCAGGCGAGGGGCTGCCTTTGCGCCAGGACGAATTGTCGATCCGCGGCCATGCGTTTGAGGCGCGGCTTTATGCGGAGGATGTGCCCAAGGGCTTCCTGCCCGCCACGGGCACCTTGACGCATTTGCAGTTCACGCCCGCCTGCCGTGCCGACAGCGGTGTGCGCGCCGGCGATACGATCAGCCCCTTCTATGATCCGATGATTGCCAAGGTGATCGTGCATGGCGACACGCGCGACATCGCCCTCTCGCGCCTGCGCGCAGCGCTGACCGGCTGCGAGGTGGCGGGGACGGTCACGAACCTTGCATTTCTGGGCGCTTTGGCGGCGCATGAAGGGTTTGCCGCGGGGGATGTGGATACGGGGCTGATCGCCCGTGACATTGATGCTTTGACACAAACGCCCGAGGTGGCGCCGCGCCATGCGGCGCTTGCCGGAATGGCGGCGCTGTCGTTGCTGGAACCGGCCGAGGGCGCGGGATTTACGCTGTGGCAGCCGCTGCGCCGCGCGGTCGGATTGTCCTGGGGCGGCGAGGATCATCTGCTGCAGGTGCAGGTTGTCTCGGAGGATCATCAGATCTGGGCTGTCAATGGGGCAGAGGTCGTCGCGCAGCGCATCGGTGGGCGCTGGTCCGTGGGCGGGCAACAGGCGGCGGATGTTTCGGTCGCGGATGGGCGCGTGACGGTGTTTGATGGCTATGGGCTGGTGTTCGACGTTATCGATCCGCTGGCCCGTGCTGCGGGGGGGCACGGCGACGGCAACCTGATCGAGGCCCCGATGCCCGGATTGGTGCGTGTCGTGGATGCCAAGGTCGGCCAGGCGGTGACCAAGGGCGATCGTCTGGCGGTGCTGGAAGCCATGAAGATGGAGCACAGCCTGCTTGCCGCGCGGGATGGCGTGGTCGCCGAGGTTCTGGCGCAGGCTGGTGATCAGGTCGAGGCGGGTGTAGCACTGGTGCGGCTAGAGCCCGAGGCATAG
- a CDS encoding HAD-IA family hydrolase yields MKTVVFDLDGTLADTSGDLIAAANACFRDMGEGDVLDAKTDAGTALKGGRAMLRLGMERLGRADDAETIDRYYPMLLEAYGREINTHTVLYPGAMQAVEALKAAGYRVAICTNKPEGLAHTLLTKLGVRDAFGAMVGADTLAIRKPDPEHLFETARRAGGDPALCLLVGDTNTDRETARAAGVPCVLVSFGPSGDDMAALGPEALLDHYDDLPDIVTRLIGAV; encoded by the coding sequence ATGAAAACAGTCGTATTCGACCTCGACGGGACGCTCGCGGACACGAGCGGAGACTTGATCGCCGCGGCCAATGCCTGTTTCCGCGACATGGGCGAGGGCGATGTGCTGGATGCCAAGACCGATGCAGGTACGGCGCTGAAAGGCGGCCGGGCGATGCTGCGGTTGGGCATGGAGCGTTTGGGGCGCGCCGACGACGCCGAGACCATCGACCGCTACTATCCCATGCTGCTCGAAGCCTATGGCCGCGAGATCAACACGCATACCGTGCTTTACCCCGGCGCGATGCAGGCGGTTGAGGCGTTGAAGGCCGCGGGCTACCGCGTGGCGATCTGCACCAACAAGCCTGAAGGGCTGGCGCATACGCTGCTGACCAAGCTTGGCGTGCGCGATGCCTTTGGTGCGATGGTGGGGGCCGATACGCTGGCAATCCGCAAGCCCGATCCGGAGCATCTGTTCGAAACCGCGCGGCGTGCCGGGGGCGACCCCGCGCTGTGCTTGCTTGTGGGCGATACCAATACCGACCGCGAGACGGCGCGCGCGGCGGGGGTGCCTTGCGTGTTGGTGTCCTTTGGTCCCTCGGGCGATGATATGGCAGCACTTGGCCCCGAAGCTTTGCTGGACCACTATGACGACCTGCCCGACATCGTTACCCGTCTGATCGGTGCCGTCTGA